Genomic window (Branchiostoma lanceolatum isolate klBraLanc5 chromosome 13, klBraLanc5.hap2, whole genome shotgun sequence):
GTATATGTAGGTATGACATATGCCTACAGCACAAACATGTACCTGGCCATGTGTTGTTGATTTTATGCCATCGGAAGATATCGACTAAGTATCTGAAGCAAACAAGtaatcaacaaaaaaacagttctaaaatgaaagtttttattagacATTCAACAATTGGGACATTCGATGTTCGGGTTTTCCTAGTTGTGCCAACGTTTCTACTTCTGaatagtacatgtgtatatccaTGATGATTGTAATATGTTCATGTTTAAGACAAATTGTTGGAGGGCTATGAAAGAATGATGAATAATGAACCATGGACAGATGAAGACCTGATCTTGTTTAATGCGTCTATCATAAACACTAGAAACGTTATCTCTGTGCGATGCCGTGGCACAAAGTCGTTCACATAAAAACTATGTAGTGCACACAAGTAATTTCCTAAGATAAAACATTAATCAAGATGATTGATAAACAAGCTATTTTAGTACAGAATACAGCAAAAGATGCGTGAACACAATATGGGAACCATCTATAACACACGTTCATACTTAACTTCTATTCCCACAAGCTCGGTTTCTGGACGTGGTTCACAACTTACGGACCGAGGATCCGGACTTCTTAACTCATTTGGTACTTTTAAAAGCAATTTACAAAatcaaagtatcaaattgtTTTCCAAAACGAAGTCTTGTGTACATGCACAGTCAGCCTTTCGAAGTGCAGTGTCACTTGAAAGCACTTGATGCCGGTGTTGGTACAGTTATTTCGTCTTTGTCGAAAACACGCGCACTAGTCTTGTTCATGTTTCATCTCCGCATATCCCTTTCTGTGGCACGGCAACTATTGAACACGAACAGGGATCCATCCTATGGAGGGAACAATAACACAGTCTCCTGAGATTGTACTGAAGACGAAATCACATATTCATCTTTCCTAACGTAATGTGGACAGTAAAAGTTCACAGCCAACGGTGATAGGAACATTTTTCACCTTTATCAGACCAGGAACACTGCTCCAGAACGCCAGATGGGGGAGGGCTTGTCTTCCTTCTCTTGCTCTCTGCGTACTTATAGATCAAAACTCCCGCTACGATGAAAAGACAAACTGCGGGAAAGAATCTGAGAGAAATGTGGAGGAAAATGGTTTTAGTTGATCTTTGTAAGAACAGAATAAACACAGAGTTACTCATTTCATTACACTCTAAAATGTATGTCAGTGTTGGCTTGGAAAATAGATCCTGTGTCCCTCGTGAGGGTTTAAATCTTTTTAGCTCTTGTGACTTACGGAACCTTTCCTTTCAGTATCAACTCTACACATTTCAAATCTAAATGTCGAAATATGCGATTTTCTTCAATCATACATTTCTACAAAGACAGTAAAAATTGACTTACACAAAGTACATGTTGATGTTGACGTTTATGGAGACCGTTATGATAGGGTCCGGTCCAGGTGCGGAAGTGACGGGCTCAGGTCCTGGAGGGTTGGGCCCAGGGCTTGTAGTGGGGTTGGGCCCGGGGCTTGTAGTAGTGTTGGGCCCAGGGCCTGGGCCTTTAACACAGCATTCTGGGCTCTCTAACGTGAAGTACTGGACGAATACACGTTTTGGAGCTTGAAATTGTGACAGTTAGAGCTTTGCTTCTACATTAACACCTAATGGTGGTACTATGGTGACTGTGTGTACTCGATTGCATAGATATATTTTTAtcaatgttatatatataacaggcGGCACTATAAATCCAGAAAGACACTCTAAACCGGAAAACTCCCATTTTTTCTAGGTAGATTGACCAAATCAATCAATGTCTACAAGTATGATGTAAcaaaattctgtcaatatcTAGATAATGATTAGATGTCTCCAGGAACATGAACAATTCTGCAAAATTCTGtcagccagaattctgggaacttCAGACAGAAttgatgcaaaatgtaaactaAGTATCTATGGACATTGCAGCGAATTCTAATGGAACACACTTCACTTACATAAGAGACCATGGCATTGGGATCCTCGCCATCCACCGTAAATACAGTTCTCGAACTGCACACTAACTTCACTGTGGTATGCCTgcgatacacatatacatgttaacatgtttaaTATAACGTGATTCTGCTGAATTTACGACTATTCAAATAAACATTTGCTGACTCTCTTACCTTTTCTAATACTATCCGATAGTAAGGGTGCATTAAATGGATGTCTTTATAtcaaattttttaaatgttgataATTTGTGATAAAAGTGCGGTGCTTGTCAAAGCCCTCGACGTGTGTACCTTTGACGATCGTAGGCGTTGTAAGTTATGGTGACGTCCCTTCCGTCCGTAGAGAACACAACGGAGTCATGGTAGCCTATGTCGTACGATTCTCCAATTCCATCTGTACTCACCTGGCACGCCTAGATATGcgcacatgtacaaatgtatgttatatACTTAGAACATTTCATAAATGTCACTGCTACCAGTCATATTTCAAACTCAACGACAACTTAAGATACAAGGCATCTACCATACATTCTGAGATATTAGAATTTGATAAATACAGATAGATACTGTAAGTCTATTTATGTTCGCGAGCACTTAATTTTGCGAAACTTAGCAAGACAGGAGTTCGCGAGGTCTTTGTGTTCGCGAACGGGTGTtatccattttttttcatatgtatATTTACCTAATATACATATTTTTGCTAGATAAAGGAAGTATGATCACGAGACATTCACAATATATGAAAATGGTAGTACTTCATTTACAGTTGGtgattttttaaatcatacatCTAACCGTGTCCCCATTTCTCCCATGTTAatcttaaggccctgtcacacttgtgcgtatatgcaagtgcgaacatttttttggtttatgtaaagtttgcagggaagaagttgttttctactttgacccaccgttatgcagcctagttatcgaacaaacaaaatcacttcttcggctgcaaactgaacctaaaaacaaaaactttgtaATACGCACTAAGGTCTGATCGAAAAACCCACCGCCACGCTGAGGCATGATTGCATGTCAAAAGGTGTGCACGGGTTGTACGAGTACTGCCAGTTGTGGTCCGGCCACTTGGTCGCCGCGCCGGTAAATctgcaaaaaaaggaaacataaaAACAAGCAGTATtgtacaaatgaacaaacaaaaatcagttCACCGATATGATATTCAGAAAATGCAAGAATCACATTTTGGCTATTTTCACAGTGATAAACCTTTCGAATGACACCGACTTTTCTGACTGTACCATATCTACTTCGAATTGGATTGTCATCTTACGTTATATGGGAAATCGCTTCTCAACGTTATTTAAAGTATAGTAGTGTCCGTGTAAAGTAGCACAAGCACGGTCACGATGTGTGATGACGGAAAAAGCTAGACTAATAAGTGTTTGATGGAGTGAAGATCATAAAGAAATGGTTATCAATAATGTTTATGGCAATTTTAGTGGGCCCGTCGTATATCAGGGAAGGGCAttttggttggagctgcattcatcTTTCGGAGGGGACATAAATGGTGGTTCcttgatcgaggaggtgcctcgagcacgctAAAAAGACACTACAGCAACCTCGTTACTTACATGGGAACCTACTTGCTGTATTTCGGATAACTATGAATATATTTGGACTTTGGTCGACATACAACAGTAATATACAACTTTTTAACAGACTCGTGCAAGCAATACTTACGCCGGAGCCGATGCCCCAGCTAGAGCAGACAGGTCGATTGTACCCGAACCGTCGTCCATGTCACAAGAACACGGAccagttttggtgcagttagCAGCTAGAGTTGGACTGACTATGACTAAAACAATAATTGATAAGTACAACGAAAGGTAGCCTATCATGTGACGAGACGCCATGTTGTTTTTAAAACTTTGAGTCACGCGCTGATTGGGGTCAACCGAGTTCACAAGATGGATCACGTGATTAACGGCAAACAAGAATATTTGTACaccactgtgtgtgtgtgtgcgtgtgtgtgtatgttattgtgtttatgtgtgcgtgtgctGCTTGCGCGCgtgtgtatctctctctctctctctctctctctctctctctgtgtgtctaTTCCTGTCAATGATAACATATCTACGATTCATATCATCCTTGTTCATATGTACATTAATCAAAATAACCCTAGGAGAAAATTCTCACGAAAATATGCAGATCACCTGTATTCCACAGTGCgcatgatgatgacgtcatgagcaggtcaCTTCACAATGGCGTCCCGGCGGCAGCAGGAGATGGCGGGCGTTTCGGGTGGGGAAAATTCGCAGGTGAGAAGGAAGATATTCTACAAATCATCTGTTAGGATAAGATCTTGTCATCTGGTATTGGACGGTTCTATTACACAGCATTTGAGTTGCTAGCGCTTTTATCCGATTCGGTCacgttaaaaaaaatgcattttacatgtAGGGAAAGGCGTCCAAGTGGCCATGTCCTCAGCAGGGTACATAAATATCATGTACCTTTTTGATAACAGTCCACGTACAGTATAGTTTTTCCATTTCCATTTCACTATTCTTTATATAAATTATAGCGGATAATGTGTAACATCATCCGTGTGTTGGTGAAGACTCATAAAAATTGAAGTATTATTTACACATTTGAGCAGCACGGcttttttgctgtggttttcaTATGATAGCCTGTCGGGACGCCGGTTCAAATGTATTGTTGTCTTCAGTTTCACAGACAAATGTCCATGACATAGTATTTGCGACGTTAGGTCATATAAACGTACCGTTGTGTTACTTatgccccctttccactagactgcGATCCCTGGGCCACCACTGAGCGAGCAAAATGGACTTGTATATGTGACCCTTGATTtgatcaaacctccttgatttgataaTTGGAAAAAGATGCACGGCGTAGAATTTGTGATTTAGAATACAACAACTGTATCCACAATATATTCGTTGAGCTAACTGTCAAATCTTTGTCGTTTAGCGGTTGCGGCCTCTAGTAGAAAGGCATTTTAGAAGCAAAGGTCTtgttatggtacatgtagttctaaatTAGAGTAGTGTCAAGGACACCCCTTGCTTGGGGCAAGgactcaaggaggtttaacctcatTGCTTGGGGTGAAGGTGATCTGTATTCATCGGCGTGGTAACACAATTGTGCTAAAGCTCTTGAAACTTTTGAGCCTGGCACATAAATATAATGTTCAAAAGAATGGAGAACAAAGTATATGTATTCAATTTTGCATGCACCAATTTTTATCCGTTAATGTACGCATAAATAATCGCCAGAGCCTATACAGGTGAGAGTCCTATATGTCGGGACACAAACTACATTTCGGGACAGTGGGAGGACATGGTTACCTGGTGCGCACGCCGTGTTGGTTACAAATTACACACATGTTGTTTGTGGACATttgatagcctccatagcaggctctagcGGGCTTtttgggggcttataatacactttttgaaGCTAGTCCGTAATAACCATCAGCCAaaaaaggcccggtagagcctgctatggaggctagacaTTAACACTACCAACTCGATTTTGGGTTAAACAGCCATTGTGggtgtataagcttgtagaaaacctatttccctacttcacacatttatgTACTTTACAAAAATTCATGTTCCTAacgcgactagacaaacctaacattgaaaaacacgtctgttcttttatatctactataaccgaaaagcgaggagaagtggaatttatctaatgatagtcatattctttttgtatccgttaactgtacttgttttttttgttttttttgtgaccTGTACATGCCACAATGTGTGGCAACaataacaaggcaatcaatacaaGGAATGCTAAATAAAAGGAGTGAGAGGATGGATCTCATTGTTCTCTCCTGGGCTGATTATGCAAGTTTGGGGTGAAAACCCATGTGtttactttgcaacagaacacaATGGAAAAGTCCCCTTTTTTTGATCAATGCAATTCATAACACCTCTGGTACAAAGTGTGAAGCAGGGAAATGCTTGTTTTGCCAAACTATAGCAATGATTTTCCTCTTGCGAATTTGCATTTatgacaatctttattgacacaacaaaagtacataaaCTTTCGTAATGTGCCCTACaactaaacatacaaacaatgaACAATAGAAACAGAATGATTAATCTACGTACacgtatatgaataattcaacatgtcgagttcaACCTATCCcatatctatagaatggaaattatgtatcaaattctgttgagcaagcggaaagaaggttgaacagctttgagcgattatcatgattttgtggacaatctaggataaagtgttgtttATCTTCAGTCTCATATTTGTTATGGAACTTGGGAGGCTTTTGCCTAATCTGGGAACATCGTAGTTCTTGGTATGATCCTTCTTTTCTCAGAACAAAAGCTAGCTAACCCGGTCTAGAACAGGGTCCAATACACACATGTGTCTGGGAACTGTCTGGTCTGCTGTATTTCTTATGAAACAAATTAAGACTGTTTACATTGTCTGCAAAAGGCATCACTCCATGttctattgtttgaaatttacaTGTGAGCTGAATAACAAAGCTTTCGGAATAGAGCCAATATGCCAAAAGAAAATTTCGCCCCAAAATGTTGCCTTTGCAGCAGTACCAAATTTCTTTCAGTTTTATCAAGAACTTTAACAATTTTCTTGATACTGTGACAGGTCATACCTCACTGAATACTTGAAGAAGTACAATTTTTGTCTGCTTTGCTATTACCCATGCAATGTTGACATGTTCACCACCATCTGCGCCTGGATGTTACTGAAAACGTTTGTAAAAACGTTGCGTTTTTGTTCCTCAGTTTCACTTCATCGTGCCTCTAAACGTGGGAGGCTACCACTACACCAGCACCCTGCCGGTACTGCGCAAGTTCGAGGAGTCCATGTTGGCGGCCATGTTCagcggccgccatcttgtcgtGAAAGACGAAGAAGGTCGTTACTTCATCGAACGAGACGGCGCCAACTTCGGCCACATTCTGAACTTCCTGCGTGATAGTCAACTGCCTCCTTCGGAAAAGGTAAGCCCTTTAAGAAAGAATTACACACATAAGCCTGAGTAAAAGTCATACAAATTATCGTGAAAAAGGAATCTGTAAAAAGCTGAATAAATTCTCTCCTTAACCCATTGGGTGATACTTGTACTATTTGTAGTTATCTTTTCTTATATACTAACAAGTGAGATTGATCGTAAAACGTTAACTCCTATGAATTATGTAAAGTTCGTATGAATACATAGGCGCTCCTGAAAGTAGAACGTCGAATTAAGACATTACTGGAAGTATATAGGTCAATAATAACTGTTTCTTGACACCATGCAGTTCAAGGAAGTCTACAAGGAGGCGCTGTACTACGGAATCAAACCTCTTGCCGACATCCTTCGCCGGCACAGGTCCATCTTCGAAGAGGAAGAAGTCGCCAAGTTCGCCGACCAATGCCCTAACGCCCAAGACAAGGCCGAAGAAATCGCCTCCCTCCTTCAGAAGAAGTTCACCGACACCCTGGGCACAAAGAGTCGTGTGGTCCTCCAGTTTGCCCAGGACCTGTCATGGGAGTCCGTTCACCGTAACACGGTCACGGGAAAAGCCATTGAAAACTACTACATCCCCTACGACTTCGAGCAAGAGAAGAGCCACGAGGATCACAAGTGTCCCTTGCCGGAGATAGCCATGGGAGAGATGTCTGAGTCCGACCGGGGGAAGACGCTGAATTTCTTCGGGAGCTACTTCGGGAAGCTGGGGTACAAGATGGAGGTGACCCCGGGGGAGTGCGGGGAGGAGGTGTGGTCACAGAGGATCACCTGGCCCGGGGACGGGGCGGGGCTCAATTCTATCAACATCCACTGCTCCAAGAAAATCTACACACTCGACTTTTCTTAGACAGGACACGGCAAAACTAACACTGGCATCCAGTGTACAATGGATTTACCAGTCTCTCTTCGGGGTAGAAGAAGCTTTATGCCGCCGGGGtaatctttggcacccggtaggTAGGAGTTTTACGCGGTTGAAGTTTGATAGACGGGACAACGGCTGTTCTATTATTGTAACATTTCTGATATCACAAAAACTTTGGAGCTACCTTATCCGCAATCCGCACAATCAATGATTCAACACCTTGATATCAATATACTGTATTTTTATCACGGAGTTATGATGGACATAGTTTGATGTAGGTTTAATAGAAATATTTGATTGCATTTATCTTAACATTGATAAGGTGAACCGAAGGACAAGGTCACTTAACTTTAAGGTAATTTAGGGACAACACCCGAACAACCACGTGTTCATAGTTGTAAACAAGTCCTGAAAACCAGGACAAGGTTGACCGAAGTTGTAGACGAAAGTAAGTCTATCCAGAGTATCTTGTAGAATGCTTTAATATGACTTAACATCGGAATTTCAATTTCGACTCATCTTTGTACACGGTACTTAACACTGTCCACCGTAATCTAAAGGAGCAGCgtcgacatatttgccaatgaAAATTCCATTTCTCAAAGCAGGCAAATACACTGGTTTAATTTGGTGTTGCAGAAAACGGCATTGCATGAAGGCGGATATCTACATTATGACGATAACTATGTAATGGTTGAATTGACTATTTACTATTGACATAAAAGACAGAAAGTTCTATttctaaacaacaataaaataatTAAACGATTAAAGCGTGATCTTGTATATATGTTCTCTGTAGTGAAATCAACGGGCTTGTTTGTTAGatggtggtttgaagtttgttCGTGGAGTTTAAAGGATGAGAACGTTGGGGAACTTGGATTTAACAAGGCTATATCATCTACGAATTGCTGAAAGTATCAGGAAACATTAACATTCTCTCTATTTCGTTTGCTATTGAAACTGTTGTATGTGTTGGACCTTTGCATGGCAACGCTGTAATTCATgtaatgatacattttgtatgctaATATAACACCAGATATTGATAATCAATAAGCAGAACGAACAGAGTTTTCTTTACCAGTCCGGTGTGATCTAAAATTGAAAGATTAGGATTCAGCCAAATAGCAAAAAGTGAATCGTTGAAGTAACTGCAAACATATTCATTCCTTTCATCAAAGTGCGCCAGAAATGATGTAGGGCAACCCTGTTTCGCTAGGCGGCGTGATGTGACAATTGCTACGAACTGACCGTAGTCAAAATCCACATCACAAGTGACACAGCAAACAAACCTTTGCTCTGCCCTTTGCAATAAATAAAGATCGTGATCCATTCTGTTTGTTGAACAACGTCCTTGGAAAGTCTTTAATGACTCTCCCGCTTGGCAAAATGGCTGACAAGATGACCAAGACCTGTGCGTTTTGGAGTTTTTTGCTAATATCTGTGATCTGCCGTACCTCGGCTCAGTACTGCACGAAAACGGGACCATGTAGTTGTACGATGGACGACGGATCCGGCACGATAGATCTCTCGCCACTCGCCACAATAGGTGGAATTACGTAAGTACCCTTAGGGTCGGGTCACAGTCGTCGTAaaatc
Coding sequences:
- the LOC136446965 gene encoding uncharacterized protein, with amino-acid sequence MASRRQQEMAGVSGGENSQFHFIVPLNVGGYHYTSTLPVLRKFEESMLAAMFSGRHLVVKDEEGRYFIERDGANFGHILNFLRDSQLPPSEKFKEVYKEALYYGIKPLADILRRHRSIFEEEEVAKFADQCPNAQDKAEEIASLLQKKFTDTLGTKSRVVLQFAQDLSWESVHRNTVTGKAIENYYIPYDFEQEKSHEDHKCPLPEIAMGEMSESDRGKTLNFFGSYFGKLGYKMEVTPGECGEEVWSQRITWPGDGAGLNSINIHCSKKIYTLDFS
- the LOC136447581 gene encoding uncharacterized protein: MIGYLSLYLSIIVLVIVSPTLAANCTKTGPCSCDMDDGSGTIDLSALAGASAPAFTGAATKWPDHNWQYSYNPCTPFDMQSCLSVAACQVSTDGIGESYDIGYHDSVVFSTDGRDVTITYNAYDRQRHTTVKLVCSSRTVFTVDGEDPNAMVSYYFTLESPECCVKGPGPGPNTTTSPGPNPTTSPGPNPPGPEPVTSAPGPDPIITVSINVNINMYFVFFPAVCLFIVAGVLIYKYAESKRRKTSPPPSGVLEQCSWSDKGWIPVRVQ